In a genomic window of Sus scrofa isolate TJ Tabasco breed Duroc chromosome 4, Sscrofa11.1, whole genome shotgun sequence:
- the HAPLN2 gene encoding hyaluronan and proteoglycan link protein 2 isoform X2 has product MQGRLSLPTLCHFLLPWAFTTLHRTLGDPASHPGPHYLLPPIHEVIHSRRGATTTLPCVLGAPPPSYKVRWSKVEPGELRETPILITNGLQARGYGPLGGRARMRRGHRLDASLVIAGVRLEDEGRYRCELINGIEDESVALTLRLEGVVFPYQPSRGRYQFNYYEAKQACEEQDGRLATYSQLYQAWTEGLDWCNAGWLLEGSVRYPVLTARAPCGGRGRPGIRSYGPRDRKRDRYDAFCFTSALTGHVFFVPGRLTLSEAHAACRRRGATVAKVGHLYAAWKFSGLDQCDGGWLADGSVRFPITTPRPRCGGLPDPGVRSFGFPRPQQAAYGTYCYSE; this is encoded by the exons ATGCAAGGCAGGCTCAGTCTCCCCACGCTCTGCCACTTCCTTCTCCCTTGGGCCTTCACCACCCTCCACAGAACCCTGGGGGACCCAG CATCCCACCCTGGCCCCCACTACCTCCTGCCTCCCATCCACGAGGTCATTCACTCTCGTCGTGGGGCCACGACCACGCTGCCCTGCGTCCTGGGCGCCCCGCCTCCCAGCTACAAGGTCCGCTGGAGCAAAGTGGAGCCGGGGGAACTCCGGGAGACGCCGATCCTCATCACCAACGGACTGCAAGCCCGCGGCTACGGGCCCCTGGGGGGGCGTGCCCGGATGCGAAGAGGGCACCGGCTGGACGCCTCCCTGGTAATCGCGGGCGTGCGCCTGGAGGACGAGGGCCGGTACCGCTGTGAGCTCATCAATGGCATCGAGGACGAGAGTGTGGCTCTGACCTTGCGCCTGGAGG GTGTGGTGTTTCCATACCAGCCCAGCCGGGGCCGGTACCAGTTCAATTACTACGAGGCCAAGCAGGCGTGTGAGGAGCAGGACGGACGCCTGGCAACCTACTCCCAGCTGTACCAGG CGTGGACCGAGGGTCTGGACTGGTGTAACGCGGGCTGGCTGCTCGAGGGCTCCGTGCGCTACCCAGTGCTCACGGCGCGCGCTCCGTGCGGTGGCCGAGGTCGGCCCGGCATCCGCAGCTACGGGCCCCGCGACCGGAAGCGCGACCGCTACGACGCCTTCTGCTTCACCTCGGCGCTGACAG GCCACGTGTTCTTCGTGCCGGGGCGGCTGACGCTGTCTGAAGCCCATGCTGCGTGCCGGCGGCGCGGGGCCACCGTGGCCAAGGTCGGGCACCTCTATGCTGCCTGGAAGTTCTCTGGGCTGGACCAGTGCGACGGCGGCTGGCTGGCTGACGGCAGCGTGCGCTTCCCCATCACCACGCCGCGGCCGCGCTGCGGGGGCCTTCCGGATCCCGGAGTGCGCAGCTTTGGCTTCCCCAGACCCCAGCAGGCGGCCTATGGGACCTACTGCTACTCCGAATAG
- the HAPLN2 gene encoding hyaluronan and proteoglycan link protein 2 isoform X1, which produces MQGRLSLPTLCHFLLPWAFTTLHRTLGDPASHPGPHYLLPPIHEVIHSRRGATTTLPCVLGAPPPSYKVRWSKVEPGELRETPILITNGLQARGYGPLGGRARMRRGHRLDASLVIAGVRLEDEGRYRCELINGIEDESVALTLRLEGVVFPYQPSRGRYQFNYYEAKQACEEQDGRLATYSQLYQAWTEGLDWCNAGWLLEGSVRYPVLTARAPCGGRGRPGIRSYGPRDRKRDRYDAFCFTSALTGKGRDQPPSRPRGRGLTAAKDLDLTCKRGGAGQVGPGPRPEEWGGESRRLVPGDPRPAPWFLQGLAPLSLRPPMLRPASRNLTCTPGLNIPLLLPKLGPTRPHLPFDSAP; this is translated from the exons ATGCAAGGCAGGCTCAGTCTCCCCACGCTCTGCCACTTCCTTCTCCCTTGGGCCTTCACCACCCTCCACAGAACCCTGGGGGACCCAG CATCCCACCCTGGCCCCCACTACCTCCTGCCTCCCATCCACGAGGTCATTCACTCTCGTCGTGGGGCCACGACCACGCTGCCCTGCGTCCTGGGCGCCCCGCCTCCCAGCTACAAGGTCCGCTGGAGCAAAGTGGAGCCGGGGGAACTCCGGGAGACGCCGATCCTCATCACCAACGGACTGCAAGCCCGCGGCTACGGGCCCCTGGGGGGGCGTGCCCGGATGCGAAGAGGGCACCGGCTGGACGCCTCCCTGGTAATCGCGGGCGTGCGCCTGGAGGACGAGGGCCGGTACCGCTGTGAGCTCATCAATGGCATCGAGGACGAGAGTGTGGCTCTGACCTTGCGCCTGGAGG GTGTGGTGTTTCCATACCAGCCCAGCCGGGGCCGGTACCAGTTCAATTACTACGAGGCCAAGCAGGCGTGTGAGGAGCAGGACGGACGCCTGGCAACCTACTCCCAGCTGTACCAGG CGTGGACCGAGGGTCTGGACTGGTGTAACGCGGGCTGGCTGCTCGAGGGCTCCGTGCGCTACCCAGTGCTCACGGCGCGCGCTCCGTGCGGTGGCCGAGGTCGGCCCGGCATCCGCAGCTACGGGCCCCGCGACCGGAAGCGCGACCGCTACGACGCCTTCTGCTTCACCTCGGCGCTGACAGGTAAGGGGCGGGACCAGCCACCTTCGCGCCCAAGGGGGCGGGGCCTGACCGCTGCGAAGGATCTGGACCTCACCTGTAAAAGAGGCGGGGCAGGACAAGTAGGGCCTGGACCCCGACCTGAAGAATGGGGAGGGGAAAGTAGAAGGCTGGTGCCTGGAGATCCCAGGCCAGCTCCGTGGTTTCTTCAAGGCCTCGCCCCTCTATCACTCCGCCCACCCATGCTCCGTCCTGCCTCGCGCAATCTCACCTGCACACCCGGCCTCAACATCCCACTCCTCCTACCCAAGCTCGGGCCTACCCGTCCTCACCTGCCCTTCGATTCTGCTCCCTGA